One Nitrospirota bacterium genomic window carries:
- a CDS encoding GIY-YIG nuclease family protein, giving the protein MTNKNNTVLYTGVTNDLKRRGYEHKNKMIDGFTSKYNISKLVYCELFETVGSAITREKQIKKFSRQKKVNLINESNPEWNDLYVDL; this is encoded by the coding sequence ATGACGAATAAAAACAATACTGTTCTATACACTGGAGTTACAAACGACCTGAAAAGAAGAGGCTACGAACATAAAAATAAAATGATAGATGGCTTTACAAGCAAATACAACATTTCTAAACTAGTATATTGTGAGCTATTTGAAACAGTAGGAAGTGCAATCACAAGAGAAAAGCAAATAAAAAAATTTTCAAGGCAAAAAAAGGTGAACCTCATAAACGAAAGCAATCCAGAATGGAACGACCTGTATGTGGATTTGTAA
- a CDS encoding zinc ribbon domain-containing protein, translated as MPIYEYNCEKCNEDFELIVFSTTVVKCPKCENKDVRKKMSLFGMGGSNKSSSQGDTGGGKGCSGCSSHNCSTC; from the coding sequence ATGCCAATTTATGAATACAACTGTGAAAAATGTAATGAAGATTTTGAACTAATTGTGTTTAGTACCACAGTAGTAAAGTGTCCAAAATGTGAAAACAAAGACGTTAGAAAGAAAATGTCACTTTTTGGAATGGGTGGCAGCAACAAATCGTCATCACAAGGTGATACAGGTGGTGGTAAAGGTTGTAGCGGCTGCTCCTCGCATAATTGCAGCACGTGCTAA
- the trpS gene encoding tryptophan--tRNA ligase produces MQPSGLLHIGNYVGALKNWVKLQDVYDCYYCVADWHALTSNYSQPALIKNYSQDLLINFIAAGLDPNKCTVFLQSKVIEHAELHLLLSMMTPLGWLERVPTYKEKQNEIHDKDLNTYGFLGYPVLQAADILIYRAKHVPVGVDQVPHLEFAREIARRFNFLYNTTVMVEPEPLLTEFPKVVGVDGRKMSKSYDNAVYLSDSREVVEKKIKTMMTDPARKRKTDKGDPEQSPVYALHKVFSTKEEQTLVADSCRAASFGCLDCKSILLQNIFKVMEPIWEKRRELESAPLKLSGIIEAGNIKAQKAASETMEIVRNVMNFA; encoded by the coding sequence ATGCAGCCGAGCGGCCTTTTGCATATAGGAAATTATGTAGGCGCTCTTAAAAATTGGGTAAAACTTCAGGATGTCTATGACTGCTACTACTGTGTTGCAGATTGGCACGCATTGACTTCAAATTATTCTCAGCCTGCCCTCATAAAAAACTACTCTCAGGATTTGCTGATTAACTTTATAGCCGCAGGCCTTGACCCCAATAAGTGTACGGTGTTTTTGCAATCTAAGGTTATAGAACATGCCGAACTGCATCTCTTACTTAGTATGATGACTCCTTTGGGTTGGCTTGAACGCGTTCCCACGTATAAGGAAAAGCAAAACGAGATACATGACAAAGATTTAAACACTTATGGGTTTTTAGGGTATCCTGTGCTTCAGGCTGCTGACATTTTAATTTACAGAGCTAAGCATGTCCCTGTAGGGGTAGATCAGGTTCCGCATCTTGAGTTTGCAAGGGAAATTGCCCGAAGGTTTAATTTTCTATACAACACAACGGTAATGGTCGAGCCTGAACCGCTTCTGACGGAGTTTCCAAAGGTGGTTGGAGTCGATGGTAGAAAAATGTCAAAAAGTTATGACAATGCGGTATATCTTTCTGACTCTCGCGAGGTGGTTGAAAAGAAAATTAAGACCATGATGACAGACCCTGCCAGAAAGAGAAAAACTGATAAGGGAGACCCCGAGCAATCTCCTGTATACGCTCTCCACAAGGTTTTCTCGACAAAAGAGGAACAAACTTTGGTTGCAGATAGCTGCCGTGCTGCGTCATTTGGTTGTCTTGACTGTAAGAGTATTTTATTGCAAAATATATTTAAGGTTATGGAGCCAATATGGGAAAAGCGGAGAGAGCTTGAAAGCGCTCCCTTAAAACTATCCGGTATAATAGAAGCCGGCAATATTAAGGCACAAAAGGCGGCCTCAGAAACTATGGAAATAGTACGCAACGTCATGAACTTTGCTTGA
- a CDS encoding site-2 protease family protein, with protein sequence MGRLTLNPIAHIDLMGTVIVPILLFIGSNGAFIFGSAKPVPVNFGNLRNPRRDMALVALAGPVMNIILSIISVFLFAIVRSVYNSTQDEFLAAKVLVPISHMLSYSLSFNIFIAAFNLIPIPPLDGGRVLVSMLPYRYAYQVARLEPYGTFIILGLWFLGVLGFLITPIQILIQLLVQIFVEQLGRFL encoded by the coding sequence ATGGGCAGGTTGACCCTAAATCCCATTGCTCATATTGATCTTATGGGAACTGTGATTGTACCGATATTGCTTTTTATTGGCTCAAACGGCGCCTTTATCTTTGGCTCTGCAAAGCCCGTCCCGGTTAATTTCGGAAATCTTAGAAACCCTCGCAGAGATATGGCTTTAGTGGCGCTTGCCGGGCCTGTTATGAATATCATTTTGTCTATAATCAGTGTTTTTTTATTTGCAATTGTGCGCAGCGTGTACAACTCCACTCAGGACGAATTTTTGGCGGCAAAGGTATTGGTTCCCATTTCGCACATGCTGAGTTATAGTTTGAGTTTTAATATATTTATAGCTGCCTTTAACCTGATTCCCATTCCACCTCTTGACGGTGGACGGGTGCTGGTCAGTATGCTTCCTTACAGGTACGCTTATCAGGTTGCAAGGCTTGAGCCTTACGGCACTTTTATCATACTTGGATTGTGGTTTCTTGGGGTTCTTGGTTTTTTAATTACGCCTATTCAGATTTTAATTCAACTTTTAGTACAGATTTTTGTAGAACAGCTCGGGAGGTTTCTGTGA
- a CDS encoding phosphoenolpyruvate carboxykinase (ATP) has translation MASAHKLPGSPWRAIIESAMYANSVKNTNLNELYEYAIRQPEVVVTTEPMYKPEMYGLPSDAKVLVSNDGRIVGRTAKARRLVREMGKDKDTYLAILREAIYNFNKKPSFVLEGIVGVHPDFMMKAYLISPQTDAKNMLDWAFNFTPWLKPWTDTYAKSRVLDEPDIMVLADQDWSNPDFPDGLIIVDEMQNCIAILGLRYFGERKKATLTLAWTIGVRHNMVACHGGIKKIGNSTPIAVFGLSGSGKSSITNSHDHEGTLRSDEVVTVIHDDAFLIDLESNFSVAIEPSLFDKTDAVKYNDPVIKYFYSAQNVAITKQPDGQVKIVCEDARNNNGRCIKSRDMFNYTDHCERPGKVIWLQKDPSLPPITKIKNNWLAVAMGASLSTMRAKGVENVDPKELEKLVIEPFANPFRVFPLIWDCQQFYKLFQTGTECYIMNTYAFGLAGSLIDIPKNLSLSIVTELMRATIEWRDWKAFPGLAVPKNGKELFGQDFDKKYKPTRDEKYLAYLRNRMQDRINFLSNKREGGDMDSAIIDPIVAARSVIDHILSPL, from the coding sequence ATGGCTAGTGCACATAAATTACCCGGCTCACCGTGGAGAGCTATAATTGAGAGCGCCATGTATGCTAACTCAGTTAAAAACACGAATTTAAATGAACTTTACGAGTACGCAATAAGGCAACCAGAGGTTGTAGTAACTACAGAACCCATGTATAAACCTGAAATGTACGGACTTCCATCTGATGCCAAAGTGTTGGTGTCAAATGATGGACGTATTGTCGGGCGTACGGCAAAAGCAAGAAGACTCGTCCGTGAAATGGGTAAAGATAAGGATACGTATCTTGCGATATTAAGAGAAGCCATATATAATTTTAACAAAAAACCATCTTTTGTTCTTGAAGGAATAGTGGGAGTGCACCCGGATTTTATGATGAAAGCCTACCTGATAAGCCCTCAAACAGATGCTAAAAACATGCTTGACTGGGCTTTTAACTTTACTCCGTGGTTGAAACCATGGACAGATACGTATGCTAAATCAAGGGTGCTTGATGAGCCGGACATTATGGTGCTCGCAGATCAGGACTGGAGCAATCCGGATTTCCCCGATGGTCTTATCATAGTGGATGAGATGCAAAACTGTATTGCTATCCTTGGCCTAAGATACTTTGGCGAACGAAAAAAGGCTACGCTCACCCTTGCCTGGACTATAGGAGTAAGGCACAACATGGTGGCGTGTCACGGGGGAATTAAAAAAATCGGTAACAGTACCCCTATCGCTGTATTTGGACTGTCCGGTTCCGGCAAGTCTTCAATAACCAACAGCCATGATCATGAAGGAACACTTCGCTCAGATGAGGTTGTAACGGTAATACATGACGACGCTTTTTTAATTGACCTTGAAAGTAATTTCTCGGTAGCTATTGAGCCAAGTTTGTTTGATAAAACCGATGCAGTTAAATACAACGACCCGGTGATTAAGTATTTCTATTCGGCACAAAATGTGGCAATAACAAAACAGCCGGACGGACAGGTCAAAATTGTATGTGAAGATGCAAGAAACAATAATGGCAGGTGTATTAAGAGCCGTGATATGTTCAACTATACCGACCACTGTGAGCGCCCTGGTAAAGTGATATGGCTTCAGAAAGACCCCAGTCTGCCTCCGATAACTAAGATTAAGAATAATTGGCTTGCCGTTGCAATGGGCGCCTCCCTAAGCACTATGAGGGCAAAAGGGGTGGAAAATGTCGACCCCAAAGAACTTGAGAAGCTTGTTATAGAGCCGTTTGCCAATCCCTTCAGAGTGTTTCCTCTTATTTGGGACTGTCAGCAGTTCTATAAGCTTTTCCAAACCGGTACTGAGTGCTACATCATGAACACGTATGCTTTTGGGTTAGCAGGGAGTTTAATAGATATACCTAAAAACCTGTCGTTATCTATTGTTACAGAGCTAATGCGCGCAACTATAGAATGGAGAGACTGGAAAGCGTTTCCAGGGCTTGCTGTACCTAAAAATGGTAAAGAACTGTTTGGCCAGGATTTCGACAAGAAGTACAAGCCTACTCGTGATGAGAAATATCTTGCGTATCTGCGAAACAGAATGCAAGACAGAATCAATTTCCTGTCAAATAAACGAGAGGGCGGCGACATGGACAGCGCCATAATAGATCCTATAGTGGCGGCACGCTCGGTTATTGACCATATACTGAGTCCGCTGTGA
- a CDS encoding FAD-dependent oxidoreductase, with amino-acid sequence MEKIMSKKITIEGKADANRVPSRVLEETIQEHIEEGVRDLTITADGQHGIGGRIWPRGETVRFTVKGSPGQRLGSMGMFGTEIVVHGSASDDVGWLNCGAKITVLGDVTNGAHNAAAQGVLYVQGSGGARCDTMTKHNPKQPPPESWYFRDVGDTFAEFKAGGIAVVCGVNPKNPLSVLGYRPCVGMVGGVVYFRGAISGYSEGDVKLLDLTDADWDWLTPKMKNYLEAIDRSGYFDELTSDRGAWKKLIPYTAAERSKKSTFKMAISDFKANFWEKEVGKGGIFAEYVNHPLTPIPYITTGSDRRYKPLWSNKKYAPPCQGNCPSGIPTQKRAALIREDRLEEALELILQYSPFPATVCGEICPNLCMDACTRGQLDKPLDIKGLGKASLNVKAPKKEPPTGKKVAVIGGGAAGLSAAWQLALKGHTVELYEEADEVGGKLGLSIPKERLPQDVLQHELKRIKETGIEIHYKAAIDSAKFNEIYANHDIVIVAVGAHKPRKPAIPGIESAISAYDFLRSMNTGKKHDLTGKRVLIIGAGNVAMDVAAQAWHTGAKEVTAVDVQKPAAFGKELEIAQSLGTKVVWPKFTDKFVKEENKVYFTDGSMIDADVVIYSIGDIPVTDFLPPSVHTNKGCSIEADEAGHTSDAKVFAIGDVKQQGLATHAIGQGRVTALAVHTLLTGGAYYRPAPVLPIPYQKIKDVYYEICRDAQFSTKTEGHKCMSCAVCRDCHMCEATCYVGAISRVTPEGGGYEYVSDDNICIGCGFCAGVCPCGIWEMVENK; translated from the coding sequence ATGGAAAAGATTATGAGTAAAAAGATAACGATAGAGGGTAAGGCAGATGCCAACAGGGTGCCATCAAGAGTGCTTGAAGAGACCATACAGGAGCATATTGAAGAGGGCGTCAGAGATTTAACCATTACCGCCGATGGGCAACACGGAATAGGCGGGCGTATATGGCCGCGCGGTGAAACAGTCCGCTTTACAGTTAAGGGCTCACCAGGCCAGCGGCTGGGCAGCATGGGAATGTTTGGCACAGAAATTGTTGTACACGGTAGCGCATCAGACGATGTGGGATGGCTTAACTGCGGAGCAAAAATCACAGTTTTGGGTGATGTCACTAATGGCGCTCACAATGCTGCCGCACAAGGGGTTTTATATGTACAGGGTAGCGGTGGTGCCCGCTGCGACACCATGACTAAGCATAATCCTAAGCAGCCTCCACCGGAGTCATGGTATTTTAGAGATGTTGGCGATACATTTGCAGAATTTAAAGCCGGAGGAATTGCAGTCGTATGTGGCGTAAACCCAAAAAACCCGCTCAGCGTTCTTGGTTACAGACCATGTGTTGGAATGGTCGGAGGAGTTGTCTATTTCAGAGGGGCCATAAGCGGCTACAGCGAGGGGGATGTTAAACTCCTTGACCTGACCGATGCTGACTGGGATTGGCTAACTCCAAAGATGAAGAACTACCTTGAGGCGATAGACAGATCAGGTTATTTTGATGAGTTAACATCAGACAGAGGTGCATGGAAAAAGCTGATTCCATACACAGCCGCAGAGCGTTCTAAAAAGAGCACCTTTAAAATGGCAATCAGTGACTTTAAAGCAAACTTTTGGGAAAAAGAGGTTGGGAAAGGCGGCATATTTGCCGAGTACGTAAACCATCCCCTGACTCCTATTCCTTATATAACCACAGGCAGTGACAGAAGATATAAGCCGCTGTGGAGCAATAAAAAGTACGCTCCTCCGTGTCAGGGAAACTGCCCAAGCGGTATTCCAACTCAAAAAAGAGCGGCTCTCATCAGAGAGGACAGGCTTGAAGAGGCACTGGAGCTTATTCTTCAGTACTCTCCGTTTCCGGCAACAGTGTGCGGTGAAATCTGCCCTAACCTCTGTATGGATGCCTGCACAAGGGGCCAACTGGATAAGCCGCTTGATATTAAAGGGCTTGGTAAAGCAAGCCTGAACGTTAAAGCTCCAAAGAAGGAGCCGCCTACCGGTAAAAAAGTTGCAGTAATCGGAGGAGGCGCGGCAGGACTTTCTGCTGCATGGCAACTGGCGCTTAAAGGCCATACTGTGGAACTCTATGAGGAGGCTGATGAGGTAGGCGGAAAGCTTGGGTTGTCTATTCCAAAAGAACGGCTGCCTCAGGACGTGCTTCAACATGAGCTTAAAAGGATAAAAGAGACTGGGATAGAAATTCACTATAAAGCTGCCATAGATTCAGCTAAATTTAATGAAATATATGCAAATCACGACATAGTAATAGTGGCTGTTGGAGCGCATAAACCAAGAAAACCCGCCATCCCTGGCATTGAATCAGCGATAAGCGCTTATGATTTTCTGCGTAGTATGAACACTGGTAAAAAGCATGATCTAACCGGTAAACGGGTACTCATAATAGGAGCCGGAAACGTTGCGATGGACGTTGCTGCACAGGCCTGGCACACAGGTGCCAAAGAGGTTACGGCAGTCGATGTGCAAAAACCTGCCGCGTTTGGAAAAGAGCTTGAAATTGCACAATCCCTCGGCACTAAGGTTGTATGGCCTAAGTTTACAGATAAATTTGTGAAAGAGGAAAATAAGGTCTATTTTACTGACGGTTCAATGATAGATGCTGATGTCGTAATATACTCAATAGGCGACATTCCGGTAACTGATTTTCTCCCTCCGAGTGTTCATACAAATAAGGGCTGTTCTATTGAGGCAGATGAAGCCGGGCATACATCTGATGCTAAGGTCTTTGCCATAGGAGATGTCAAACAACAGGGACTTGCAACGCACGCCATAGGCCAGGGCAGAGTCACAGCCCTTGCCGTGCACACACTTCTTACCGGCGGAGCCTACTACAGACCGGCCCCAGTGCTGCCTATCCCATATCAAAAGATAAAGGATGTCTATTACGAGATATGCAGAGACGCCCAGTTTTCAACTAAAACGGAGGGACACAAGTGTATGTCTTGTGCGGTATGCAGGGACTGCCACATGTGTGAGGCAACGTGCTATGTGGGAGCCATAAGCCGGGTAACCCCGGAGGGTGGCGGCTATGAGTACGTTTCAGATGACAACATCTGCATAGGATGCGGGTTTTGTGCCGGAGTGTGTCCGTGCGGTATATGGGAGATGGTAGAGAATAAGTAA
- a CDS encoding 4Fe-4S dicluster domain-containing protein: protein MEPAARLDQNHELTLKDFPYIIRWRDDRCKRCGRCTAVCPMLSIFPSVKAKRTVGSFGPVPNPKVERSVETVVKQSTNIANYCTGCATCSLVCPNEAIEPEFNPAHKFLTHKNTGGHPYTRGGRRNDPLVSTLDRLKFTRISMLTDPALDAGRHEFRIRTYLGRILPPDELPIIAADDDRLAMDKNSTKFIPPVREIYPVMIGSMSVGALSPTMWEGLAMGITYLNEVEKMPVVMCSGEGGMPLRLLKSRFIKYFIPQIASGYFGWDEIIRALPHMVEDPCAIEIKYGQGAKPGDGGLLMAHKVLKLISEIRGVPTGVDLPSPPTHQTKYSIEEAVAKMIQSMYMAWGFRVPVYPKISGSKTAKAVLNNLVRNPYAAALSIDGEDGGTGAAYNVSMDKMGHPIASNIRDCYLDLVKAGKQNEIPLIAAGGVGKKGNLAANAAALIMLGASAVSIGKYMMQGAAGCLGDENNRCNVCNLGRCPRGITTQDPKLYRRLDSEKVAERVVEIYKSLDVELKKIFAPLGRSTELPIGMSDAISADDPAIAERLGISYVC from the coding sequence ATGGAACCAGCTGCAAGGTTGGACCAAAACCATGAACTAACACTTAAGGATTTCCCTTATATAATAAGATGGCGGGATGACAGGTGTAAGCGCTGCGGGCGGTGCACGGCAGTGTGCCCGATGCTTTCGATTTTCCCTTCAGTTAAAGCTAAACGTACGGTTGGATCATTTGGCCCTGTGCCAAATCCAAAAGTGGAGAGGAGTGTCGAAACCGTAGTAAAACAATCAACAAATATTGCAAACTACTGCACAGGGTGTGCCACCTGCTCTTTGGTATGCCCTAATGAGGCAATAGAGCCGGAGTTTAATCCCGCACACAAATTTTTAACTCATAAAAACACGGGCGGCCACCCATACACACGCGGCGGGCGCCGTAACGACCCACTTGTCTCCACTTTGGATAGACTAAAATTTACGAGAATTTCAATGCTCACTGACCCGGCTCTTGACGCCGGACGGCACGAGTTTAGAATCCGCACCTATCTTGGGCGCATACTGCCCCCCGATGAACTGCCGATTATTGCCGCCGATGATGACAGATTAGCGATGGATAAAAACTCCACAAAATTCATACCGCCCGTAAGAGAGATATACCCTGTCATGATAGGCAGTATGTCGGTTGGCGCTCTGTCTCCTACAATGTGGGAGGGACTGGCTATGGGCATTACGTACCTAAACGAGGTCGAGAAAATGCCGGTGGTTATGTGCTCAGGCGAGGGAGGAATGCCGCTTAGGCTATTAAAATCGAGATTCATTAAGTATTTCATACCTCAGATAGCCTCTGGGTATTTTGGGTGGGACGAAATTATCAGGGCACTTCCTCACATGGTAGAAGACCCCTGCGCTATAGAGATAAAGTACGGTCAGGGGGCAAAGCCCGGTGACGGCGGCCTTCTTATGGCACACAAGGTATTAAAGCTGATATCGGAAATCAGGGGAGTTCCAACCGGGGTTGATCTTCCATCCCCTCCCACACACCAGACAAAGTACTCTATTGAAGAGGCTGTCGCTAAGATGATTCAGTCCATGTACATGGCGTGGGGTTTCAGAGTGCCAGTGTATCCTAAGATATCTGGCTCAAAGACGGCAAAAGCCGTGCTTAATAACCTTGTGCGGAACCCCTATGCTGCTGCGCTTTCTATTGACGGCGAGGATGGCGGTACGGGAGCTGCTTATAACGTGTCAATGGATAAGATGGGACATCCCATAGCTTCAAACATCAGGGACTGCTATCTTGATCTGGTTAAAGCCGGAAAACAAAATGAAATCCCGCTTATAGCAGCAGGCGGCGTCGGGAAAAAGGGCAATCTGGCGGCAAACGCTGCGGCGCTCATCATGCTTGGCGCCTCGGCCGTATCCATTGGTAAATACATGATGCAGGGGGCGGCGGGCTGCCTTGGAGACGAAAATAACCGCTGTAATGTTTGCAACCTCGGACGGTGTCCGCGAGGAATTACCACTCAGGATCCAAAACTCTACAGGCGGCTGGATTCGGAAAAAGTCGCTGAGCGGGTTGTAGAAATTTATAAGTCGCTCGATGTGGAATTAAAGAAGATATTTGCGCCGCTTGGCAGAAGCACAGAGCTTCCCATTGGGATGTCTGATGCAATCAGTGCCGATGATCCGGCTATTGCAGAAAGGCTTGGTATTAGCTATGTCTGTTAG
- a CDS encoding glutamate synthase codes for MCRLSAITSGEYISPMENVLSLETMKEGHDGSGMGLILKDLGGEFESFKKYPILSGICSKSGMKELDNFMSAAGFKSVHSWHPKIKPVTGVKLRDCYFANVYDYPDEFQDKSITEKETLLLDTRLKLRAMGQEDESIIVFSFYPDILTLKEVGDPLQLSEFFGLDHSSLKAKIILAQGRQNTNYAINLYACHPFFIQGYGSMTNGENTAFVPIREYLTSRGFPGYIGYNSDSEVFTHILHYTNKVLGYPLKYYKDVITPLKKEEIEGRPDKDFVMYMKMCLRFLCIDGPNCVIGFTPDGSCFMVQDAKKLRPGVVGGVPGKYALVSEQCGLNSAISERDPSTDIYPMRYDMVIVSPQAKEVRVWNQLQGWTKTMN; via the coding sequence ATGTGCCGGTTAAGCGCAATAACATCAGGAGAGTATATCTCTCCAATGGAAAATGTACTGTCCCTTGAGACTATGAAAGAGGGACATGACGGCTCAGGAATGGGCCTGATTTTAAAAGACCTCGGCGGAGAGTTTGAAAGCTTCAAAAAATACCCCATTCTCTCCGGAATATGCTCTAAAAGTGGTATGAAGGAGCTTGATAACTTCATGTCTGCGGCTGGTTTTAAGTCTGTCCACTCATGGCATCCGAAAATCAAACCCGTAACCGGAGTTAAGCTAAGGGATTGTTACTTTGCTAACGTTTATGACTATCCTGATGAGTTTCAGGATAAATCCATAACTGAAAAAGAAACGCTGCTTCTTGACACTCGTCTTAAACTCAGAGCTATGGGGCAAGAGGATGAATCCATCATAGTGTTTTCCTTCTACCCGGACATCCTTACTCTTAAAGAGGTTGGTGACCCGTTACAATTAAGTGAATTCTTTGGTCTTGACCACTCATCGCTTAAGGCAAAGATAATACTCGCTCAGGGCAGACAAAACACTAATTATGCCATAAACCTATATGCTTGCCATCCGTTTTTTATTCAGGGCTATGGTTCTATGACAAACGGCGAAAACACTGCCTTCGTCCCTATCCGTGAGTACCTTACAAGCCGTGGGTTTCCGGGCTATATTGGCTATAACAGCGATAGTGAAGTCTTTACTCACATACTGCACTACACCAACAAAGTGCTCGGCTATCCGCTAAAATACTACAAGGACGTTATCACGCCTCTTAAGAAAGAGGAGATAGAAGGCAGGCCGGATAAGGATTTTGTAATGTATATGAAAATGTGTCTCAGGTTTCTCTGCATAGACGGCCCAAATTGTGTGATAGGATTTACGCCGGATGGCTCGTGTTTTATGGTGCAGGATGCTAAAAAGCTGCGGCCTGGGGTTGTGGGCGGAGTTCCGGGCAAATATGCTCTCGTCTCCGAGCAGTGCGGACTTAACAGCGCTATTTCTGAAAGAGACCCATCCACGGATATTTACCCCATGAGATACGATATGGTTATCGTCTCCCCGCAGGCAAAGGAGGTAAGAGTATGGAACCAGCTGCAAGGTTGGACCAAAACCATGAACTAA